One Rhinoraja longicauda isolate Sanriku21f chromosome 18, sRhiLon1.1, whole genome shotgun sequence DNA segment encodes these proteins:
- the LOC144602461 gene encoding maestro heat-like repeat-containing protein family member 1, translated as MYSSAKSFSVALLKMTEEEDETCQQKISNTLHTLGCHHPEIVLTACHNFLSHRSMQTASQGIVVLEIITRIIKDSLDQISQATAEQVISSAVLWVTMSGTKAEIQEVTSNLLAAMSFRFINEIVQLMMGNFKQGHLPHIYMVKTLTKMSTENVYGMVPFLKAILNTMIPVLIKVREDELKSVFALAIGSFSKSILIYLGNSEKGVDPTITRKSFSTEISIIYSLLFQVWLEKEPTKFNIPTVEALGYVSNLLPKDKLEEELPKLILGILTLYEKQVGHFSITECLCRILEIATEMRCVGLKTLMDNLLSSLHQQICLSVDLNNQLHTRSQIAILSCFTVLASTYTDSVFNFLLGKLENSDQRMRAGTLNVLRHLISSSSSHLEGQKTQIMAAIKPVILDTSSNMEKKQVAQVICAMAQQGYLEPEGGEVIVEFLIKQCTTPTDSRTPAASSHQLDQITNEDLVSICETVTFIITDMMKMEVVLWPFLLACVTKAQYTKALTTICNCLTHIAKRKLHTSSERFLPIYDENLPKAQALLARLLLISCCPYQGGSRGAAALRLLQALSFSIHPAIVPDWEEQLPSLTDYLLENSEVSLPQQEWEEKLLLFLSRTLNAINDEDWTSKLSDEMCKQIDTNHCGPQEKAFLYKSLGTVLHQMPNKNIKKELQQMLLSVQHNESAERESIAIAFGLCAMTHFDDTLGSLEEFAQSSRLKNMNSFFNKLRDKSDVNGDKAKSTLVLCYGNMALYAPEELARSRIETHILPAVINQFNPCRQGIKPESKDLTLKLSLIKTVTLIARSLLSCHEMVPFNLSGKGELLRYMQQLIEAEPPDLLHGPVRQLAMKACTYLVQLHSESKLIDTSRLIQTCVMSIFSLGPSELEINGNTKEPPTLFVQTMTALQELLKQILLQDMSSEGLQAIFIQLERWIMSRKDYERERAMGTTLELLKYYLEALYFKNVMPLNNLGTLIGQLMPRSADPSVVVGQLAVESLYIILTIQLLYENTNLDQLNKDLVVLKAVKDQLVNRDSSIFFKTCCQITEVISKCLPHDQLANLVFALFKGLADQHPSCSSATAIFMKSIIEKRGSELWDQVSEILNMLRVTLQCTPYKMVKLSVLRSIAILASHNTATVVSYLLTHNITSDEYISAIWRSLAEERQCALLTITELLDTLNKQLYSGERRAHSTSESLPQPPALESLAPVCALYEMIITPESEETVNNLFPQLFSTLLVHHCSSVNVRLPKIFIPHYDSKQREFSAEPETSSSRDVCENCVKMLIKLLNLSHNEQVVNFMVETGGWDQMMDLRKSHRGVILLAKAMVQCATPGLTVIVAQLAAFILTVQDCQKVTVAAFFGEVLKSPLAMQMHLTDILMNRLLRCLLNTSAVVQFLCVRGLGNITSGAPFSIEKYARPVLCAMISLFTLGENDNEVFMFEVLLCLSKYLEQLRANTIRPFILKIFTGIQPFFEAKCDKVQAEAFWLLGKLAKCASRDSQSYLCRQFHSNFVCLLVHLNGNSKEVSRACYSTLRLVIPLIGSAETFSKLEQQLGEPVLDYTEFLRNISKQFIKDCPDRIHSYVTDCTSFFNNPKEQIRANAVTLSAFFFQHIEVHSKPAQRANWWNKYKHSS; from the coding sequence ATGTACAGTAGTGCAAAATCATTCTCAGTTGCACTGCTGAAAATGACTGAAGAGGAAGACGAAACTTGTCAGCAGAAAATATCAAACACCCTCCACACATTGGGTTGTCATCATCCAGAAATAGTATTAACTGCCTGTCACAACTTTCTATCCCACAGGAGCATGCAGACAGCTTCACAGGGGATTGTAGTCTTAGAAATTATAACAAGGATTATCAAAGATTCCCTTGATCAAATTAGTCAGGCAACAGCGGAACAAGTTATCTCTTCAGCTGTGCTATGGGTGACAATGTCAGGAACCAAAGCTGAGATCCAGGAAGTTACAAGCAACCTCCTAGCTGCCATGAGCTTCAGGTTTATAAATGAAATTGTCCAACTGATGATGGGGAATTTCAAACAAGGCCACCTTCCACACATTTACATGGTGAAGACATTGACCAAAATGTCAACAGAAAATGTGTACGGCATGGTGCCATTCCTCAAAGCTATCTTGAACACCATGATTCCAGTTCTCATTAAAGTTAGAGAGGATGAGTTAAAGTCTGTATTTGCCTTAGCAATAGGTAGTTTCAGTAAGAGCATCCTAATCTACCTAGGAAATAGTGAGAAAGGAGTAGACCCAACAATCACTAGAAAGTCTTTCTCTACTGAGATTAGCATCATCTATAGTCTATTGTTTCAGGTGTGGCTTGAGAAGGAGCCCACCAAGTTCAACATCCCCACAGTGGAAGCCCTTGGCTATGTCAGCAACCTATTGCCCAAGGACAAACTAGAAGAAGAATTGCCCAAGTTAATTCTGGGCATCCTGACTCTCTACGAGAAACAGGTGGGGCATTTTTCCATCACGGAGTGTCTGTGTCGGATACTGGAAATTGCCACAGAAATGAGGTGTGTTGGGCTGAAAACACTGATGGACAATCTACTCAGCAGTCTTCATCAGCAGATCTGTCTATCAGTGGATCTTAATAATCAACTTCACACCAGGAGTCAAATTGCAATCCTTTCCTGTTTCACAGTTCTGGCATCGACTTACACGGATTCAGTGTTTAACTTTCTCTTGGGGAAGTTAGAAAACAGTGATCAGCGAATGAGAGCAGGAACACTTAATGTGCTGAGACATCTCATCAGCTCTTCCTCCTCACACCTGGAGGGACAGAAGACCCAGATCATGGCTGCAATAAAACCAGTCATTCTGGACACGAGCAGCAATATGGAGAAGAAGCAGGTTGCTCAGGTAATATGTGCCATGGCCCAACAAGGATACCTTGAGCCAGAGGGAGGAGAGGTAATTGTGGAATTCCTCATCAAACAGTGTACTACACCCACTGATTCAAGAACCCCAGCAGCATCCAGCCACCAACTAGATCAGATTACAAATGAAGATTTAGTTTCAATATGTGAAACGGTAACATTTATTATTACAGATATGATGAAGATGGAAGTTGTTCTCTGGCCATTCCTATTGGCATGTGTCACAAAGGCCCAGTATACCAAGGCTTTAACAACAATCTGCAATTGCTTAACACATATAGCAAAAAGGAAACTACACACTAGCAGTGAAAGGTTTCTACCAATTTATGATGAGAATCTCCCAAAAGCACAGGCACTGTTGGCCCGACTCCTCCTTATTTCTTGTTGCCCTTATCAGGGAGGAAGCCGAGGTGCTGCTGCACTGAGACTATTGCAAGCTCTGAGCTTCAGTATTCATCCAGCAATAGTGCCAGACTGGGAAGAGCAACTTCCGTCATTAACTGACTATTTACTGGAGAATTCCGAAGTATCTCTACCACAACAGGAATGGGAGGAGAAACTGCTGCTCTTCTTGTCCAGAACTCTAAATGCCATTAACGATGAGGATTGGACAAGCAAGCTGAGTGATGAAATGTGCAAACAGATTGACACCAACCACTGTGGCCCACAAGAAAAAGCTTTCCTCTATAAATCTCTTGGGACAGTGCTCCACCAGATGCCTAATAAGAACATAAAGAAAGAGCTTCAGCAAATGTTACTGAGTGTGCAGCATAATGagagtgcagagagagagagcatagCCATTGCCTTTGGTCTGTGTGCCATGACCCACTTTGATGATACTCTTGGTAGCCTGGAGGAATTTGCACAATCCAGCAGGttgaagaacatgaatagtttCTTCAATAAACTTCGAGATAAATCTGATGTAAATGGAGATAAAGCTAAAAGCACACTGGTTCTCTGCTATGGGAACATGGCACTCTATGCACCTGAAGAACTAGCTCGATCAAGAATTGAGACCCACATTCTGCCAGCTGTGATAAATCAATTTAATCCTTGTCGGCAAGGAATAAAGCCTGAATCTAAAGATCTCACACTGAAGCTCAGTCTGATAAAGACAGTGACTCTGATAGCTAGATCCCTACTTTCATGTCATGAAATGGTTCCCTTTAACCTCAGCGGAAAAGGGGAGCTCCTGAGATACATGCAGCAACTCATTGAGGCTGAGCCACCAGACCTGCTACATGGTCCTGTTCGACAATTAGCCATGAAGGCCTGCACATACCTTGTACAATTACACTCTGAATCAAAACTAATTGACACTTCACGGCTAATTCAAACGTGCGTGATGAGCATTTTTAGCTTGGGGCCTTCTGAACTGGAGATCAATGGAAACACCAAGGAGCCTCCAACACTTTTTGTCCAAACTATGACTGCTCTGCAAGAACTTCTGAAGCAAATTTTACTTCAGGACATGTCTTCTGAAGGTCTTCAGGCAATATTCATTCAACTAGAACGCTGGATCATGTCGAGAAAGGACTATGAAAGAGAAAGAGCAATGGGCACTACTTTAGAGCTGCTGAAATATTACTTGGAGGCACTCTATTTTAAGAATGTCATGCCACTAAATAACTTGGGGACTCTAATTGGACAACTGATGCCACGCAGTGCGGATCCATCAGTAGTCGTTGGGCAATTGGCCGTGGAGAGCTTGTACATTATCCTGACCATTCAGTTATTATATGAAAACACCAACCTAGACCAGCTTAACAAGGATCTTGTGGTTCTGAAAGCAGTCAAAGACCAGTTAGTCAATCGTGACAGTTCCATTTTCTTCAAAACATGCTGTCAGATCACAGAAGTCATCTCCAAATGTTTGCCTCATGACCAGTTGGCCAACTTAGTCTTTGCACTCTTCAAAGGACTGGCTGACCAGCACCCCAGTTGTTCCAGTGCAACAGCGATCTTCATGAAAAGCATCATTGAAAAACGCGGCAGTGAACTTTGGGACCAGGTCTCAGAAATCCTTAACATGCTTAGGGTTACACTGCAGTGTACTCCTTACAAAATGGTGAAACTTTCAGTTTTACGCAGCATTGCCATTCTTGCCTCGCATAACACAGCAACAGTCGTCTCCTATCTCCTCACTCACAATATTACTTCAGACGAGTATATCAGTGCTATTTGGAGATCACTTGCCGAGGAAAGACAATGTGCCCTGCTGACAATAACAGAACTGTTGGATACACTAAACAAACAGTTATACTCTGGGGAAAGGAGGGCCCATTCTACCAGTGAGAGCCTGCCACAACCTCCAGCTCTTGAATCTCTAGCGCCTGTGTGTGCATTGTATGAAATGATAATCACACCGGAGTCTGAAGAGACTGTAAACAATTTATTCCCCCAATTATTCAGCACACTGCTTGTCCATCACTGCTCCTCTGTCAATGTACGCCTACCCAAGATTTTTATTCCCCATTATGATTCAAAGCAGAGAGAATTCTCAGCTGAGCCGGAGACATCTAGCAGCAGAGACGTGTGTGAGAACTGTGTGAAGATGCTAATAAAACTGCTGAATCTGTCACACAATGAACAAGTGGTGAATTTCATGGTGGAAACTGGAGGCTGGGACCAGATGATGGACCTACGCAAGTCCCACAGGGGGGTGATACTACTGGCCAAAGCAATGGTCCAATGTGCTACCCCTGGTCTAACTGTAATTGTAGCACAGCTAGCAGCCTTCATTCTCACTGTGCAAGACTGTCAGAAAGTCACTGTGGCTGCTTTCTTTGGTGAAGTTTTAAAGTCTCCACTGGCTATGCAAATGCATCTCACGGACATCCTGATGAACAGATTACTTCGATGTTTACTTAacacttctgcagttgtgcagtttCTCTGTGTCCGAGGTTTGGGCAACATTACATCTGGAGCTCCCTTTAGCATTGAGAAATATGCCCGACCAGTGCTGTGTGCAATGATATCGCTGTTCACATTGGGGGAAAATGATAACGAGGTGTTTATGTTTGAAGTTCTGTTGTGCCTGTCAAAGTATTTAGAGCAGTTGCGAGCAAATACCATCAGGCCCTTCATATTAAAAATCTTTACTGGGATCCAACCATTTTTTGAAGCCAAATGTGATAAAGTGCAAGCTGAGGCATTTTGGCTGTTGGGGAAATTAGCCAAATGTGCAAGTAGAGATTCCCAATCTTACTTGTGCCGACAATTCCATTCAAACTTTGTTTGCTTGTTGGTGCACCTGAATGGAAACAGTAAGGAGGTGAGCAGAGCTTGTTACTCAACCCTTCGTCTGGTCATCCCCCTTATTGGTTCAGCCGAAACATTCTCAAAGCTTGAGCAACAGTTGGGGGAGCCTGTCCTGGATTACACAGAATTCTTGAGGAACATTTCAAAACAATTCATTAAGGATTGCCCTGATAGGATCCATTCATATGTGACAGATTGTACATCCTTCTTTAATAACCCAAAGGAACAGATCCGTGCAAATGCTGTgactctttcagctttctttttCCAGCACATAGAAGTTCATTCCAAACCTGCCCAAAGAGCCAACTGGT